A window of Chelmon rostratus isolate fCheRos1 chromosome 18, fCheRos1.pri, whole genome shotgun sequence genomic DNA:
TACAACAAATTAGTACAGCAATTTCTAAGCAAAGTGTCAAAATGGGCCCTGATACCAGATTTGCCGAAATCTATAGCATTCAGtgtaaaaaagaataaaaagaacatggaaaaaaacataCCATACATGGAATCAAAGAGATTCCATGGCCATCAAGCGAATAACTGAATCCTGACCTGAGGGTTTGCAGTTTACATtgtggactctccagtccagcagaaaGCAACTTCACTCCTGAATCCCGCACCTCGTTGTCACTCAGATCCAGTTCTCTCAGACGAGAGAAAGGGGAGCTGACAACTGAGGCCAGAgcttcacagcttctctctgacagATTGCAGCCACTGAGCCTGAGGAAACATTAACCAAAACCACATGGCAATTTAAATGATTTCTATTTCCCCAGTATGTGATATAAAGGTATTTGATATTGGTACTTAGCAATGGGTTGCATTTATCCAAAGCCCTTTACAGTTTGTCTCTCGCTTACCCAAGCTACCATGCAAGACACTGACCTCACAATAAAGAGCAAtctggggttcagtgtcttgttCAAACATACTCATACAAGTGGAGAAGCTAGGGATTAAATCACCAACTTTGAAATCCACAGACAACTAGCTCTACCTGCTGAACCACTGTTCATCAACCTACACAGACTTTTTGGAGGCTTTGACCACTGGCAGCAGCCTCAGAAGAGCCTCCTCTGAAGCACAGTATTTCTTCAGGTCAAACTCGTCCAGATCTTTTTCTGATGACAATAAGATGAAGACCAGAGCAGAccactgagcaggagacagttTATCTGTGGAGAGACTGCCTGAACTCAGGTACTGCTGGATCTCCTCAATTAGAGAACAatcattcagttcattcagacaGTGGAACAGATTGATGCTTCTTTCTGGAGACAGATTCTCCCTGATCTTCCCTTTGATGTACTCAGCCGTTGTCTGACTGATCTCTGAGCTACTTCTTGCCTGTGTCAGAATGCCTTGTAAGAGGGTTTGATTGGTCTCCAATGAAAGACCAAGAAAGAAACGGAGGAACAAGTCCAGGTGTCCATTTGGGCTCTGCAAGGACTTGTCCACAGCAAGCCATTGGAGATGTTTTGGTTCAGATTTGCCTCCAAACACTTGAGACCACAAGGATGTTGACTGTTCTTCTGACAACAGATTGACATCAGAGTTGATGAATGTCAGATGGACatgaagagcagccagaaactcctgaacaCTCAGATGGACAAAGCAGAACACCTTGTCCTGGTacagtcctctctcctctttaaagatctgtgtgaaTACTCCTGAGTACACTGAGGCTGCTCTGATATCGATGCCACTCTCTGCCAGATCTGATTCATAGAAGATCAAGTTgcctttctgcagctgctcaaaagCCAGTTTTCCCAGAGACACaatcatcttcctgctctctggATTCCAGTGTggagcagctcctccatcataCTTGACATTCTTCAGTTTTACCTGAACCACAAGAAAGTGGATGTACATCTTAGTCAGGGTCTTGGGCAGCTCTCCTCCTTTTCTGGTTTTCAACACATCCTCCAGAACTGTggcagtgatccagcagaaAACTGGGATGTggcacatgatgtggaggcttCGTGATGTCTTGATGTGAGAGATGATTCTGCTGGCCTGTTCTTCATCAGTGAATCTCTTCCtgaagtactcctccttctgtgGGTCAGTGAACCCTGTGACTTCTGTCACCATGTCAACACACTCaggagggatctgattggctgctgcaggtcgtGTGGTTATCCAGAGgcgagcagagggaagcagtttccccctgatgaggtttgtcagcagcacatccacTGAGGTTGACTCTGTAACATCAGTCAGGATCTCATTGTTGTGGAAGTCCAGAGGAAGTCGACACTCATCCAGACcgtcaaagatgaacaaaacTGGGAAATCTTCAAACCTGCAGATTCCTGCTTCTCTGGTTTCAGTAAAGAAGTGATGAACAAGTTCCACCAAGCTGCACTTTTTCTCCTTCAGTACATTCAGCTCTCTGAAagtgaatggaaatgtgaaCTGTATGTCCTGGTTGGCTTTGCCTTCAGCCCAGTCCAGGGTAAACTTCTGTGTTAAGACTGTTTTCCCAATGCCAGCCACACCCTTTGTCATCACTGTTCTGATTGGTTCATCTCTTCCAGGTGGGGATTTAAAGATGTCTTCACATCTGATTGTTGTTTCTGGTCTGTCTGGTTTCCTGAATGCTGATTcaatctgtctgacctcatgttCATCATTGACCTTTCCAGTCCCTCCCTCTGTGATGTAGAGCTCCGTGTAGATCTGATGCAAAAGAGTTGGATTTCCTGTTTTAGCAAtcccttcaaacacacactggaacttCTCCTTCAGGTTGGATTTGAGTTTATGCTTGCACATCTGATTTCCTGCAGaagcaaaacagaaatcaaTAAATAGATGATGCAAACCTCAACGATGTAATTCTTTGTATCAGTTTTATGTATGTTCTCCTTCCATTTAGTCTAATCAGCTCATCAGCAGAGCTCCACAGCTTCTCAGTGCAGCCTGAAATAATTCATAGATGGAGATCTGTGCTGCATATTAACCACAGGGTATAGGTGCATAGACCTCTCCAACATATATCATGTTCAAGTTGGTAAACTCATCTTACTGCTCATCAGACAGTCAGCCACATCGTTCTGCTTCATTCTCCTTAGGAAGTGCAGTGTTATCTTCAGAAatgcctctctgcagctccattgctcttcatcctcaccaTCCAACACCTGCTTGTTCTCCTTCTGACTCAGAGCAATCTGAAATCTCTTAagttcatttttcacaaaactGCCAATTTTGTCCTCgagcagctgaaacagagaaatatcTACGTCAAACTACAAAAAATCCAACCATTCGTCACAGACTGAAAATCTGCTGGTTTAAAGAGTGAAGCATAATAAGACCAGTCTGTCAGGGTGGTAGCAGTAGTTGCGCTTGAACATTTACACACCATAAATACAGAGTCCAGATCTGTTTGATCCTGCTGTGAAGACTGACCACTGGGAACATCTGAATTCTCCTCATGATCTCTGTGgggttttaaaatatttatatgaacaaacacacatataccttGTTAGGAAGTTCTCTTAATCGCGATAAATCCTGTTCCAAATCCAAATTTAACAAGATGTGGTGAAAAGGGAAACTAAACCAGCAGACTAAGAAGTAATAGATGTGAACCTTGAGAGGGTTAAAGAAATAATAAGCTTGTTGGTTTTAAATTCCTACCTTTGCTTAGCAGAGTTGTCCTTATCTCTGAAGCAAATAGGTGTACCCTTGGAGCGGTCACTCTTCATGGACACACAGGTGGGCACAGAACAGCCTCGTCTTTGCTGCTGGAtcctgtcagaaaaaaatgtatagaCAATGAAGTGCAGTGTTCATTCTTAGTTTTGGTGGCAAAAATCTGACGTTCTAAACAAAATGCAAACCTCTGTGGGTATGTTAGCTGATAAATTGTTGATACTGTTACAGTTAATGTAGCTCAACTTGAAGCAGTAACTGAACTAGCTGCGCTGCTCAATTAGCAGACAATTTAGTAA
This region includes:
- the LOC121621625 gene encoding NACHT, LRR and PYD domains-containing protein 3-like isoform X1, which encodes MRKTWLSKQVNLQYAMNHMEDREEGVPPRKTTLCGETGSLTKAQSPEQQHGPDFLRPGPEPELSGVSIKSEASMEHPYNFKGQHSSETQIQQQRRGCSVPTCVSMKSDRSKGTPICFRDKDNSAKQRDHEENSDVPSGQSSQQDQTDLDSVFMLLEDKIGSFVKNELKRFQIALSQKENKQVLDGEDEEQWSCREAFLKITLHFLRRMKQNDVADCLMSRNQMCKHKLKSNLKEKFQCVFEGIAKTGNPTLLHQIYTELYITEGGTGKVNDEHEVRQIESAFRKPDRPETTIRCEDIFKSPPGRDEPIRTVMTKGVAGIGKTVLTQKFTLDWAEGKANQDIQFTFPFTFRELNVLKEKKCSLVELVHHFFTETREAGICRFEDFPVLFIFDGLDECRLPLDFHNNEILTDVTESTSVDVLLTNLIRGKLLPSARLWITTRPAAANQIPPECVDMVTEVTGFTDPQKEEYFRKRFTDEEQASRIISHIKTSRSLHIMCHIPVFCWITATVLEDVLKTRKGGELPKTLTKMYIHFLVVQVKLKNVKYDGGAAPHWNPESRKMIVSLGKLAFEQLQKGNLIFYESDLAESGIDIRAASVYSGVFTQIFKEERGLYQDKVFCFVHLSVQEFLAALHVHLTFINSDVNLLSEEQSTSLWSQVFGGKSEPKHLQWLAVDKSLQSPNGHLDLFLRFFLGLSLETNQTLLQGILTQARSSSEISQTTAEYIKGKIRENLSPERSINLFHCLNELNDCSLIEEIQQYLSSGSLSTDKLSPAQWSALVFILLSSEKDLDEFDLKKYCASEEALLRLLPVVKASKKSVLSGCNLSERSCEALASVVSSPFSRLRELDLSDNEVRDSGVKLLSAGLESPQCKLQTLRLSGCLVTEEGCAFLASALRYNPSHLRELDLSYNHPGDAGMKLLSAGLEDRCWKLDALRLDNCSEKRLTPGVKKYFCPLTLDTNTANRQLKLSDNNRRVKRLPHKQPYPDRAERFNYCWQVLCRNDLTGRCYWEVEWNGLVAVAVTYRRIHRKGKDGDCRLGWNDQSWSLYCSKKCYSVCHNSRVTQISHPPSSKRVAVYVDCPAGTLSFYRVSSDTLFHLHTFNTTFTEPLYPAFGFGLGSGFKSRSSVSLCEL
- the LOC121621625 gene encoding NACHT, LRR and PYD domains-containing protein 3-like isoform X2; protein product: MNHMEDREEGVPPRKTTLCGETGSLTKAQSPEQQHGPDFLRPGPEPELSGVSIKSEASMEHPYNFKGQHSSETQIQQQRRGCSVPTCVSMKSDRSKGTPICFRDKDNSAKQRDHEENSDVPSGQSSQQDQTDLDSVFMLLEDKIGSFVKNELKRFQIALSQKENKQVLDGEDEEQWSCREAFLKITLHFLRRMKQNDVADCLMSRNQMCKHKLKSNLKEKFQCVFEGIAKTGNPTLLHQIYTELYITEGGTGKVNDEHEVRQIESAFRKPDRPETTIRCEDIFKSPPGRDEPIRTVMTKGVAGIGKTVLTQKFTLDWAEGKANQDIQFTFPFTFRELNVLKEKKCSLVELVHHFFTETREAGICRFEDFPVLFIFDGLDECRLPLDFHNNEILTDVTESTSVDVLLTNLIRGKLLPSARLWITTRPAAANQIPPECVDMVTEVTGFTDPQKEEYFRKRFTDEEQASRIISHIKTSRSLHIMCHIPVFCWITATVLEDVLKTRKGGELPKTLTKMYIHFLVVQVKLKNVKYDGGAAPHWNPESRKMIVSLGKLAFEQLQKGNLIFYESDLAESGIDIRAASVYSGVFTQIFKEERGLYQDKVFCFVHLSVQEFLAALHVHLTFINSDVNLLSEEQSTSLWSQVFGGKSEPKHLQWLAVDKSLQSPNGHLDLFLRFFLGLSLETNQTLLQGILTQARSSSEISQTTAEYIKGKIRENLSPERSINLFHCLNELNDCSLIEEIQQYLSSGSLSTDKLSPAQWSALVFILLSSEKDLDEFDLKKYCASEEALLRLLPVVKASKKSVLSGCNLSERSCEALASVVSSPFSRLRELDLSDNEVRDSGVKLLSAGLESPQCKLQTLRLSGCLVTEEGCAFLASALRYNPSHLRELDLSYNHPGDAGMKLLSAGLEDRCWKLDALRLDNCSEKRLTPGVKKYFCPLTLDTNTANRQLKLSDNNRRVKRLPHKQPYPDRAERFNYCWQVLCRNDLTGRCYWEVEWNGLVAVAVTYRRIHRKGKDGDCRLGWNDQSWSLYCSKKCYSVCHNSRVTQISHPPSSKRVAVYVDCPAGTLSFYRVSSDTLFHLHTFNTTFTEPLYPAFGFGLGSGFKSRSSVSLCEL